In one window of Roseofilum capinflatum BLCC-M114 DNA:
- a CDS encoding ATP-dependent Clp protease ATP-binding subunit — MFERFTEKAIKVIMLAQEEARRLGHNFVGTEQILLGLIGEGTGVAAKVLKSMGVNLKDARIEVEKIIGRGSGFVAVEIPFTPRAKRVLELSLEEARQLGHNYIGTEHLLLGLIREGEGVAARVLENLGVDLSKVRTQVIRMLGETAEVSAVGGRSSNKTPTLDEFGSNLTQLAAEGKLDPVVGRQMEIERVIQILGRRTKNNPVLIGEPGVGKTAIAEGLAQRISHGDVPDILEDKRVVTLDIGLLVAGTKYRGEFEERLKKIMDEIRSAANVILVIDEVHTLIGAGAAEGAIDAANILKPALARGELQCIGATTLDEYRKHIERDAALERRFQPVMVGEPSVDETIEILHGLRERYEQHHKLKIADVALEAAAKLSDRYISDRYLPDKAIDLIDEAGSRVRLINSQLPPAAKELDRELRGVLKQKDDAVRSQDFDRAGELRDREMELKSQIRTIASKGKEEGTVNEDPIVTEEDIAHIVASWTGVPVNKLTETESEKLLHMEDTLHTRIIGQEDAVKAVSRAIRRARVGLKNPNRPIASFIFSGPTGVGKTELTKALASYFFGSEEAMIRLDMSEFMERHTVSKLIGSPPGYVGYNEGGQLTEAVRRRPYTVVLFDEIEKAHPDIFNMLLQILEDGRLTDAKGRTVDFKNTLLIMTSNIGSKVIEKGGGGLGFEFEDNAEDAQYNRIRSLVNEELKAYFRPEFLNRLDEIIVFRQLNKEEVKQIAEILLKDVFKRLTEKDITLQVTDKFKDRLIEEGYNPAYGARPLRRAIMRLLEDTLAEELLSGRVGEGSTATVDVDESGQVTITSQDQQTPVLTKATD, encoded by the coding sequence ATGTTTGAACGCTTCACAGAAAAAGCCATTAAGGTGATCATGTTAGCTCAGGAGGAAGCCCGCCGCCTGGGTCACAACTTCGTGGGTACAGAACAGATCCTTCTCGGTCTGATTGGGGAGGGGACGGGAGTAGCCGCGAAAGTTCTGAAATCAATGGGGGTTAATCTTAAAGATGCTCGGATTGAGGTCGAAAAGATCATCGGTCGGGGTTCGGGATTTGTCGCTGTAGAGATTCCGTTTACACCCAGAGCTAAACGGGTTCTAGAGTTATCCCTAGAAGAGGCTCGCCAATTGGGACACAACTATATTGGTACGGAGCATCTCCTTTTGGGTTTGATCCGCGAAGGAGAAGGGGTAGCTGCTCGCGTGTTGGAGAATTTGGGCGTGGATCTTTCTAAGGTTCGCACTCAGGTGATCCGGATGCTGGGTGAAACGGCGGAAGTTTCGGCCGTGGGCGGACGCTCGTCGAATAAGACTCCAACGTTAGATGAATTTGGGTCGAATTTAACCCAGTTGGCCGCTGAAGGAAAGCTCGATCCGGTGGTCGGTCGGCAAATGGAAATTGAGCGGGTGATCCAAATTTTGGGTCGGCGGACTAAAAATAACCCGGTGCTGATCGGTGAACCAGGGGTCGGAAAAACGGCGATCGCCGAAGGATTAGCCCAACGCATCTCCCATGGGGATGTCCCCGATATCCTGGAAGATAAGCGCGTCGTTACCCTCGATATCGGTCTTCTGGTTGCCGGAACCAAGTACCGGGGAGAGTTTGAAGAGCGGCTGAAGAAAATTATGGATGAAATCCGCTCGGCAGCTAATGTCATCCTGGTGATTGATGAAGTCCATACTCTGATCGGTGCAGGGGCGGCTGAAGGGGCGATCGATGCGGCGAATATCCTCAAACCTGCCCTCGCTCGTGGTGAACTCCAGTGTATTGGAGCCACAACCTTAGATGAGTATCGCAAACATATCGAGCGCGATGCAGCCCTAGAGCGCCGTTTTCAACCGGTGATGGTGGGCGAGCCGTCCGTAGACGAAACCATCGAGATCTTACATGGATTGCGCGAACGGTACGAACAACACCACAAGTTGAAAATTGCAGATGTGGCGTTGGAGGCAGCCGCTAAATTGAGCGATCGCTATATTTCTGACCGCTACCTCCCCGATAAAGCCATTGACTTGATTGATGAAGCCGGTTCGCGGGTGCGCTTAATCAACTCCCAATTGCCCCCCGCAGCTAAGGAACTCGATCGCGAATTGCGCGGCGTTCTCAAGCAAAAAGATGACGCGGTACGCTCCCAAGACTTTGACCGAGCTGGGGAATTGCGCGATCGCGAAATGGAACTCAAATCCCAAATTCGCACCATTGCCAGCAAAGGCAAAGAGGAAGGCACAGTTAACGAAGACCCCATCGTAACAGAGGAAGATATCGCCCATATCGTCGCCTCCTGGACTGGAGTTCCCGTCAACAAACTCACGGAAACCGAATCCGAGAAACTCCTGCACATGGAAGACACCCTCCATACTCGGATTATCGGTCAAGAAGATGCCGTCAAAGCCGTCTCCCGCGCCATCAGACGCGCCCGTGTTGGTCTGAAAAACCCCAACCGACCCATTGCCAGCTTCATCTTCTCCGGGCCTACTGGGGTTGGAAAAACTGAGTTAACTAAAGCTCTGGCTTCCTACTTCTTCGGTTCCGAAGAAGCCATGATTCGTCTGGATATGTCGGAATTCATGGAACGGCACACCGTCAGCAAACTGATCGGGTCTCCTCCGGGATATGTGGGATACAACGAAGGGGGACAACTGACGGAAGCCGTGCGCCGTCGTCCCTATACCGTCGTTCTCTTCGATGAGATTGAAAAGGCCCATCCCGACATCTTCAACATGCTGCTGCAAATCTTAGAAGATGGTCGCCTAACCGATGCCAAAGGGCGCACGGTAGACTTCAAGAACACCCTCTTGATCATGACCAGTAACATTGGGTCTAAGGTGATCGAAAAAGGTGGCGGTGGACTTGGGTTCGAGTTCGAGGACAACGCCGAAGATGCCCAATATAACCGCATCCGTTCCTTGGTGAACGAAGAGCTGAAGGCCTACTTCCGTCCTGAGTTCCTCAACCGGTTAGATGAAATTATTGTCTTCCGTCAATTGAACAAGGAAGAGGTCAAACAAATTGCCGAAATCTTGCTCAAGGATGTCTTCAAGCGCTTAACCGAAAAAGACATTACCCTGCAAGTGACCGATA